The following proteins are co-located in the Campylobacter concisus genome:
- a CDS encoding ATP-dependent Clp protease ATP-binding subunit, translating to MADITENLTAQMQETLEKGISLAIFSKNPQVVPLHIFWALLADSNSILNQVFNKMNVSKDAVELEVKSKISSLPSSSNVTKDNVSVSRELINSLENAKALMVSMGDSYIAVDTWIISSLELSEIKQILSKFCDILEIKKNLESIRGGKKIDSQTGDDTLDSLEKFGIDLTQKALNKELDPVIGRDEEITRMMQILIRKSKNNPILLGEPGVGKTAIVEGLAQKIVARDVPTSLANKRVVALDMSAVVAGAKYRGEFEDRLKAVIDEVKKAGNIILFIDEIHTIVGAGASEGGMDAANILKPALARGELHAVGATTLKEYRKYFEKDAALQRRFQPIDVKEPSVNEALQILRGIKERLEVHHGITITDSALVAAARLSDRYIANRFLPDKAIDLIDEAAAELKMQIESEPYELSKIKREIVTLQVEKEALKMEDADKNKERLGEIEKEIADLNEKKLALDTKFENEKAVFGGISKATKEIDSLKSQAEIAKRNGDLQKAAEIEYGKIADAKKHKHELEEKWESMKKEGVLLKNQVDEELVAEILSKWTGISVKKMLTSEKEKYLRIEEHLRESVVGQDDALHALARAVKRNKAGLNEGQRPIGSFLFLGPTGVGKTQSAKALAKFLFDDEKALIRFDMSEYMEKHSVSRLLGAPPGYVGYDEGGQLTEAVRRRPYSVILFDEVEKAHKDVFNILLGILDDGRATDNKGVTVDFKNTIIILTSNIASNFIMELKGEDRDVAVKNELKNYFKPEFLNRLDDTIIFNPLNEEGLISIVEIMFKELEKTLHNRGIKAVLSEEAKKFIAKAGFDIVYGARPLRRALYELVEDKIADMILKDELESGDEITIDSDSEKIIIKKK from the coding sequence ATGGCTGATATAACAGAAAATTTAACAGCTCAGATGCAAGAAACTCTTGAAAAAGGTATTAGTTTAGCGATATTTTCTAAAAATCCGCAAGTTGTTCCGCTTCATATTTTTTGGGCTTTGCTTGCAGATAGTAATTCTATTTTAAACCAAGTGTTTAATAAAATGAATGTAAGTAAAGATGCTGTCGAGCTTGAAGTAAAAAGTAAAATTTCTTCACTTCCAAGCAGCTCAAACGTTACAAAAGATAACGTTTCAGTTTCAAGAGAGCTTATAAACTCTCTTGAAAATGCAAAAGCTTTGATGGTAAGCATGGGCGATAGCTACATAGCTGTTGATACATGGATCATTTCATCTCTTGAGCTTAGTGAGATCAAACAAATTTTAAGTAAATTTTGTGACATCTTGGAGATCAAAAAGAACCTTGAGAGCATAAGAGGCGGCAAAAAAATAGATAGCCAAACTGGCGATGATACGCTCGATAGTTTAGAAAAATTTGGCATAGATTTAACGCAAAAAGCACTAAATAAAGAGCTTGATCCAGTCATCGGCCGTGATGAAGAGATCACTAGGATGATGCAAATTTTAATAAGAAAGAGTAAAAACAACCCTATCTTGCTTGGTGAGCCAGGCGTTGGTAAAACAGCCATCGTTGAGGGCTTGGCTCAAAAGATAGTGGCTCGTGATGTGCCAACAAGCCTTGCAAACAAGCGTGTTGTCGCGCTTGATATGAGTGCAGTCGTAGCTGGTGCAAAGTATAGAGGTGAGTTTGAAGATAGGCTAAAAGCTGTCATCGACGAGGTCAAAAAAGCTGGTAATATCATACTTTTTATAGATGAGATTCACACCATAGTAGGAGCTGGTGCGAGCGAGGGCGGAATGGACGCTGCAAATATCCTAAAACCAGCTCTTGCACGTGGCGAGCTTCACGCTGTTGGTGCGACGACATTAAAAGAGTATAGAAAGTACTTTGAAAAAGATGCGGCACTTCAAAGGCGCTTCCAGCCAATAGACGTCAAAGAGCCAAGCGTAAATGAGGCACTTCAAATTTTACGTGGTATAAAAGAGCGTCTTGAAGTTCACCACGGCATCACGATAACAGATAGTGCGCTAGTTGCCGCAGCAAGGTTAAGTGACCGCTACATCGCAAACCGCTTCTTGCCAGATAAGGCGATCGACCTTATAGATGAGGCAGCAGCTGAGCTTAAGATGCAAATAGAGAGCGAGCCATACGAGCTTTCAAAGATAAAACGCGAGATCGTAACGCTTCAAGTAGAAAAAGAAGCTCTAAAGATGGAGGATGCGGATAAAAATAAAGAAAGACTTGGCGAGATCGAAAAAGAGATAGCTGATCTAAATGAGAAGAAGCTAGCGCTTGATACTAAATTTGAAAACGAAAAGGCTGTTTTTGGCGGAATTTCAAAAGCAACAAAAGAGATCGATAGCCTAAAATCACAAGCTGAGATAGCTAAAAGAAATGGCGATCTTCAAAAGGCTGCTGAGATAGAATACGGCAAAATAGCTGACGCTAAAAAGCACAAACACGAGCTTGAAGAAAAATGGGAAAGTATGAAAAAAGAGGGCGTACTTCTTAAAAATCAAGTCGATGAAGAGCTTGTGGCTGAAATTTTGAGCAAATGGACTGGAATTTCAGTTAAGAAGATGCTAACAAGTGAAAAAGAGAAGTATCTGCGCATCGAAGAGCATCTAAGAGAGAGCGTTGTTGGTCAAGATGACGCACTACACGCACTTGCACGTGCTGTTAAGAGAAATAAAGCCGGCCTAAATGAAGGTCAAAGGCCGATTGGTTCGTTTTTATTTCTTGGTCCAACAGGGGTTGGCAAAACTCAGTCTGCTAAGGCTTTGGCTAAATTTTTATTTGACGATGAGAAGGCGCTTATCCGCTTTGATATGAGCGAATATATGGAAAAACATAGCGTGAGCAGGCTTCTTGGTGCGCCTCCAGGATATGTAGGCTACGATGAGGGAGGTCAGCTAACAGAGGCAGTTCGCAGAAGACCTTATTCAGTCATACTTTTTGACGAGGTTGAAAAGGCTCACAAAGATGTATTTAACATACTTTTGGGAATTTTAGATGACGGACGTGCGACTGATAACAAAGGTGTAACGGTTGATTTTAAAAACACGATCATCATTTTAACTTCAAACATCGCTTCAAATTTCATAATGGAGCTAAAGGGCGAAGATCGTGATGTGGCTGTTAAAAACGAGCTTAAAAACTACTTTAAGCCTGAGTTTTTAAATAGGCTTGATGATACTATCATATTTAATCCTTTAAATGAAGAGGGTCTAATCTCTATCGTTGAGATCATGTTTAAAGAGCTTGAAAAAACTCTTCATAACCGCGGCATAAAGGCAGTTTTGAGCGAAGAGGCTAAGAAATTTATCGCAAAAGCTGGCTTTGACATAGTTTATGGCGCAAGACCTCTTAGAAGAGCGCTTTATGAGCTAGTTGAAGATAAGATCGCTGATATGATCTTAAAAGATGAGCTTGAAAGTGGCGATGAGATCACCATTGATAGCGATAGTGAGAAGATTATCATTAAGAAAAAATAA
- a CDS encoding inorganic phosphate transporter has protein sequence MLRDNLLAFVIFVICSVGFFVWGYQYIPTNNYFLFLIAGMFGLFMAFNIGGNDVANSFGTSVGAKTLTLKQALIIAAIFELSGAIFAGSEVTNTIRNEIVKFPSDLNPMKFVIIMISALLSSGLWLFYASKKGLPVSTTHSIVGGIVGAGLAMGFMIKDPEPFSMVSWGEIGRIAVSWVISPLLGGVMSYIIFGYVKSKIIEPTHELKMNLKALKAERKAYKESFIKALKTKPAEEQIATLSKIAVIDEDEIETTEYSEYRSKIRIMKDGEKEIDTFKAMKKHIPIIAGFAAMVISSMMLFKGLEHINLAFSIIQTIWIIFVIGALAYLASLAIINVMSKNDSEKSINRIFSWFQIFTASSFAFSHGANDIANAVGPFAAVLDVLKTGSINESSPIPSIAMVTFGISLVVGLWFLGKEVITTIGSKLAEILPTTGFSAELASSIVILLATKLGIPVSSTHILIGAVLGIGIVNKNANWKMVKPIILAWLITLPAAAISSAIFYFALAKFLGV, from the coding sequence TTGCTTCGAGATAACTTATTGGCATTTGTTATTTTCGTAATTTGTAGCGTTGGATTTTTCGTTTGGGGCTATCAATACATCCCGACAAATAACTACTTTTTATTCTTGATCGCCGGCATGTTTGGTCTTTTTATGGCCTTTAATATCGGTGGAAATGACGTTGCAAACAGCTTTGGCACAAGTGTTGGCGCTAAGACTCTTACGCTTAAGCAAGCTCTTATCATTGCAGCCATTTTTGAGCTTAGCGGTGCTATATTTGCAGGATCAGAGGTTACAAATACGATTAGAAACGAGATCGTGAAATTTCCAAGCGATCTAAATCCGATGAAATTTGTCATCATCATGATCTCAGCCCTTCTTAGCTCAGGCCTTTGGCTATTTTACGCATCCAAAAAAGGTCTACCAGTCTCGACTACCCACTCGATCGTTGGCGGCATCGTTGGTGCAGGACTTGCTATGGGCTTTATGATAAAAGATCCAGAACCATTTAGCATGGTCTCATGGGGTGAGATTGGCAGGATTGCCGTAAGTTGGGTTATCTCACCACTGCTTGGAGGTGTGATGTCTTACATTATATTTGGCTACGTAAAAAGTAAGATTATTGAGCCAACACATGAACTTAAAATGAATCTAAAAGCTCTAAAAGCTGAGCGAAAAGCTTATAAAGAAAGCTTTATAAAGGCACTAAAAACGAAGCCGGCTGAGGAGCAAATAGCTACTCTTTCAAAGATCGCAGTTATCGATGAGGACGAGATCGAAACCACTGAATACAGCGAGTACCGTTCAAAAATTCGCATTATGAAAGACGGTGAAAAAGAGATAGACACTTTTAAAGCAATGAAAAAACATATCCCAATCATCGCTGGATTTGCCGCAATGGTGATCTCATCGATGATGCTTTTTAAAGGGCTTGAGCATATAAATTTAGCCTTTAGTATCATCCAAACTATCTGGATCATCTTTGTTATCGGAGCTCTGGCGTATCTTGCAAGCCTTGCTATCATAAATGTCATGAGCAAAAACGATAGCGAAAAGAGTATCAATAGAATTTTCTCATGGTTTCAAATTTTTACCGCTTCATCTTTTGCATTTTCACACGGAGCAAACGACATCGCAAACGCTGTTGGACCATTTGCCGCCGTGCTTGATGTGTTAAAAACTGGCTCTATAAACGAAAGCTCGCCGATACCTAGCATCGCAATGGTGACCTTTGGCATCTCGCTTGTCGTTGGACTTTGGTTTTTAGGCAAAGAGGTCATCACCACTATCGGCTCAAAACTAGCTGAAATTTTACCTACGACTGGCTTTAGCGCCGAGCTTGCCTCAAGTATCGTCATACTTCTAGCTACAAAGCTTGGCATACCAGTTAGCTCAACGCATATCCTAATAGGCGCAGTTTTAGGTATCGGTATCGTAAATAAAAATGCAAACTGGAAAATGGTAAAACCAATCATCCTTGCTTGGCTCATCACACTTCCTGCAGCTGCTATCTCATCAGCTATATTTTATTTTGCCCTTGCTAAATTTTTAGGCGTTTAG
- a CDS encoding disulfide bond formation protein DsbA, giving the protein MVIAIDLGSNTFRLALVKKEQNGFSNEQIYEKIVGAARGLNESGKIADESKNRLFEAITEAKNKFDFDKFKCVAVATEAFRVASNSEEIFSEIRDKFGINFHIISGKAEAKLTFLGVQNAFKKLGISENFSIIDIGGASSEIGEDGNFMSFKFGIITFFEKFKTLDLMQENAKIYTKDAREFLNSLRNRFIVLTSGVPTTIAALRLGLSYENYDPKKVNGFKLKNDDLAWFVNELLKMDDKSADVAVGRNRKYPLIAGTLLLEELLSGQEAKFLVIDDGLREGVGVAYLQGKFQEIITNF; this is encoded by the coding sequence TTGGTTATAGCGATCGATCTTGGCTCAAACACATTTCGCCTAGCACTTGTCAAAAAAGAGCAAAATGGCTTTAGTAATGAGCAAATTTATGAAAAGATAGTAGGAGCTGCTAGAGGGCTAAATGAAAGTGGCAAGATAGCAGATGAGTCTAAAAATAGGCTCTTTGAAGCGATAACAGAGGCTAAAAATAAATTTGATTTTGATAAATTTAAATGCGTAGCAGTCGCAACTGAGGCTTTTAGAGTGGCATCAAATAGCGAAGAGATTTTTAGCGAGATAAGAGATAAATTTGGTATAAATTTTCATATCATCAGTGGCAAAGCAGAAGCAAAGCTTACATTTTTGGGTGTTCAAAATGCTTTTAAAAAGCTTGGAATCAGTGAAAATTTTAGTATCATTGACATCGGTGGAGCAAGCTCAGAGATCGGCGAAGATGGAAATTTTATGAGTTTTAAATTTGGCATTATTACATTTTTTGAGAAATTTAAAACGCTTGATTTAATGCAAGAAAATGCAAAAATTTACACAAAAGATGCAAGAGAATTTTTAAATAGCTTAAGAAATAGATTTATCGTGCTGACTTCTGGCGTACCAACTACTATCGCAGCGCTACGACTAGGACTTAGCTACGAGAACTATGATCCAAAAAAAGTAAACGGATTTAAGCTTAAAAATGACGATCTTGCCTGGTTTGTAAATGAGCTTTTAAAGATGGACGATAAGAGCGCTGATGTGGCGGTTGGAAGAAACAGAAAGTATCCACTCATCGCCGGAACCTTGCTTTTAGAGGAGCTTTTAAGTGGACAAGAAGCAAAATTTTTAGTTATTGACGATGGGCTTAGAGAGGGTGTTGGTGTGGCCTATCTGCAAGGAAAATTTCAAGAAATTATCACAAATTTTTAG
- a CDS encoding GatB/YqeY domain-containing protein, with protein sequence MSIREQILADIKEAMKAKDEFKRDTLRTLNAALKQVEVDQRIEMTDEVVLPLLQKEIKKRADSVELYIKGTREDLAKKEQGEIELIKAYLPAQLSDEELKEKIKKIIERVGKNLGAVMKIAKDEIGASAEAKRMSMIAKELLA encoded by the coding sequence ATGAGCATAAGAGAGCAAATTTTAGCTGATATAAAAGAGGCTATGAAGGCAAAAGATGAGTTTAAAAGAGATACTTTAAGAACGCTAAATGCAGCACTTAAGCAAGTTGAAGTAGATCAAAGGATCGAAATGACTGATGAAGTGGTACTTCCGCTACTTCAAAAGGAGATCAAAAAGAGGGCTGACTCGGTTGAGCTTTATATAAAAGGCACTAGGGAGGATTTGGCTAAAAAAGAGCAGGGCGAGATTGAACTTATTAAGGCATATTTGCCAGCACAACTAAGCGATGAAGAGCTTAAAGAAAAAATAAAAAAGATTATTGAAAGAGTTGGTAAAAATTTAGGCGCTGTAATGAAAATAGCAAAAGATGAGATCGGAGCAAGTGCTGAAGCAAAACGCATGAGTATGATCGCAAAAGAGCTTTTGGCTTAA
- a CDS encoding TolC family protein produces the protein MKFLSLALVLVLSGCAVKNIDENYKQILLEDNASRELNLNTSWWKEYHQSYLDELVELTLKNNTDLAKAAINVNKALAQAGILEANLIPSFNAGIEASSNKNIKEGGASSRNFGSNIGLSYELDLWQKLANSRNAAMFEADATKFDLEAGKLSVINSVADAYFQILYLNESIKNYEQILEIYNELNKIVGLKFELGKEEALSLKQINSQLLNAQNKIESAKKELVAAKKTLRILLNERPDFELKFEGLTLSPVKKVGVDLEVPTSAIANRPDLRAAIYRIEEGILNYKASQKEFYPSITLGASLKSSSNTKEGAFSLKFLNGNIALNLPFLNYSKLKSNLKVSEANFELAKINYISTLNSALNEIDAFYKGYLNDEALLTNYQEQIRNYEEISKIYELKYSYGKVELKQFLEAKNSELEAKIGLLKAKYTLLQDEINIYKAMAGKFNR, from the coding sequence ATGAAATTTCTAAGCTTAGCTTTAGTGCTCGTTTTAAGCGGCTGCGCTGTTAAAAATATAGATGAAAACTACAAGCAAATTTTACTTGAAGATAACGCTAGCAGGGAGCTAAATTTAAACACTTCTTGGTGGAAAGAGTATCATCAAAGCTACCTTGATGAGCTTGTAGAACTTACGCTTAAAAATAACACCGACCTTGCAAAAGCAGCGATAAATGTAAATAAGGCACTCGCTCAAGCTGGCATTTTGGAGGCAAATTTGATCCCAAGCTTTAACGCTGGCATTGAGGCATCAAGCAACAAAAATATAAAAGAGGGTGGTGCTTCTAGCAGAAATTTTGGCTCAAATATAGGGCTTAGCTACGAGCTTGATCTTTGGCAAAAGCTAGCAAATAGCAGAAATGCAGCGATGTTTGAGGCAGATGCTACTAAATTTGACCTAGAAGCCGGCAAACTAAGTGTGATAAACTCCGTAGCAGACGCTTATTTTCAAATTTTATATCTAAACGAGAGTATAAAAAATTATGAACAAATTTTAGAAATTTATAATGAGCTAAATAAGATAGTTGGGCTTAAATTTGAGCTTGGCAAAGAGGAAGCGCTAAGCCTAAAACAGATAAATTCACAGCTTTTAAACGCTCAAAACAAGATAGAAAGTGCCAAAAAAGAGCTTGTGGCTGCTAAAAAAACACTTAGAATTTTGCTAAATGAGAGGCCAGATTTTGAGCTTAAATTTGAGGGCCTCACGCTAAGTCCTGTAAAAAAAGTGGGCGTTGATCTAGAAGTGCCAACAAGCGCCATAGCAAACAGACCTGATCTAAGAGCGGCCATTTACCGCATAGAAGAGGGTATCTTAAACTATAAAGCTAGTCAAAAAGAGTTCTATCCAAGCATCACATTAGGAGCCAGCCTCAAAAGCAGTTCAAACACAAAAGAGGGCGCATTTAGCCTTAAATTTCTAAATGGTAACATTGCTTTAAATTTACCGTTTTTAAACTACTCTAAGCTAAAGTCAAATTTAAAAGTAAGTGAGGCAAATTTTGAGCTTGCAAAAATAAACTACATAAGCACTCTAAATAGCGCATTAAACGAAATAGACGCATTTTACAAAGGCTACTTAAACGACGAAGCACTACTTACAAACTACCAAGAGCAGATAAGAAACTACGAGGAAATTTCAAAAATTTACGAGCTAAAATACTCTTATGGCAAGGTTGAGTTAAAGCAGTTTTTAGAAGCCAAAAATAGCGAGTTAGAAGCCAAAATAGGGCTACTAAAGGCAAAATACACGCTCTTACAAGATGAGATAAATATCTACAAAGCCATGGCAGGCAAATTTAATAGGTAA
- a CDS encoding MacB family efflux pump subunit, producing the protein MISLKNITKSFKLGENEIEILHGINLEIKKGEFIAIIGQSGSGKSTLMNILGCLDSPSGGQYLLDGKDISKFDSDALAKLRRDKFGFIFQRYNLLSTMNALENVALPSIYAGANKSDREKRGMEILDSLGLSEKAKNLPNKLSGGQQQRVSIARALMNGGEIILADEPTGALDSKSGLRVMEILVDLYKKGHTIIIVTHDPKIAEYASRVIEIKDGNIVSNNVKNSEIYEAKKQTQPEKSKFTYYKDQLIESFKMSVNAMLAHKLRSLLTMLGIIIGITAVISVVALGKGSQEQILAGIRKIGTNTIDIMPGKGFGDMLSGRVKTLSISDANMLSKQSFLDSVTPNTSTSGVLTYENISLTATLKGGGVGSFDVNGLKLEKGRIYDDEEVLNSDSVTLIDQNTKNSIFKNEDPIGKIILFNKKPLRIIGVLQKDEFKIGDASSLKIYAPYTTVINKITGDKFISSITVKVNESVNAQIAEKSLTDLLTIKHGKKDFFTRNSDSIKQTIEETISTMRLLISSIAVVSLVVGGIGVMNIMLVSVTERTKEIGIKMAIGARQSNILQQFLIEAVLLCLIGGAIGIAFSYAIGYIFNNFLDGFSMIFSNGSIVLALVTSMAIGIIFGYMPAKNASKLNPIDALSRE; encoded by the coding sequence GTGATAAGTCTAAAAAATATAACAAAAAGCTTTAAGCTAGGTGAGAATGAAATAGAAATTCTTCATGGCATAAATTTAGAGATAAAAAAGGGCGAATTTATAGCCATTATCGGTCAGTCTGGCTCTGGCAAATCAACCCTGATGAACATCCTTGGCTGCTTAGATAGCCCAAGTGGCGGACAGTACTTGCTAGATGGCAAAGATATATCAAAATTTGATAGTGACGCACTTGCTAAGCTTAGACGAGATAAATTTGGCTTTATCTTTCAAAGATATAACCTTCTTAGCACAATGAATGCTCTTGAAAACGTCGCACTTCCAAGCATTTACGCAGGGGCAAATAAGAGCGACCGAGAAAAAAGAGGAATGGAGATTTTAGACTCTCTTGGCCTTAGCGAAAAGGCTAAAAATTTACCAAATAAACTCTCAGGCGGACAGCAGCAAAGGGTCTCCATAGCAAGGGCGCTGATGAATGGTGGCGAGATCATCTTGGCTGATGAGCCAACAGGAGCGCTTGATAGCAAAAGCGGTCTTAGAGTGATGGAAATTTTAGTGGATCTTTACAAAAAAGGTCACACCATCATCATCGTCACGCACGACCCAAAGATCGCCGAATACGCGAGTCGTGTGATCGAGATAAAAGATGGCAACATCGTAAGCAACAACGTAAAAAATAGTGAAATTTACGAGGCCAAAAAGCAAACTCAGCCAGAAAAGAGCAAATTTACCTACTATAAAGACCAGCTCATAGAGAGCTTTAAAATGTCGGTAAATGCGATGCTAGCGCACAAACTAAGATCGCTTTTAACGATGCTTGGCATTATAATTGGCATCACGGCGGTCATTAGCGTCGTAGCTCTTGGTAAAGGCTCACAGGAGCAAATTTTAGCTGGCATCAGAAAGATCGGCACAAATACGATCGACATAATGCCAGGAAAAGGCTTTGGCGATATGCTCTCAGGTAGGGTAAAAACGCTCTCTATAAGTGACGCGAATATGCTCTCAAAGCAGTCATTTCTTGACTCAGTCACTCCAAACACAAGTACTTCAGGCGTACTAACGTATGAAAATATCTCCTTAACAGCGACACTAAAAGGCGGTGGAGTAGGGAGCTTTGACGTAAATGGACTAAAACTAGAAAAGGGAAGAATTTACGATGATGAGGAGGTTTTAAACTCAGATTCTGTCACATTAATAGACCAAAACACCAAAAACAGTATATTTAAAAACGAAGACCCTATCGGTAAGATCATACTTTTTAATAAAAAGCCACTTCGCATTATAGGTGTTTTACAAAAAGATGAGTTTAAAATCGGCGATGCTAGCTCACTTAAAATTTATGCTCCATATACGACTGTGATAAACAAGATAACGGGCGATAAATTTATTAGCTCAATAACCGTAAAAGTAAATGAAAGCGTAAATGCTCAAATCGCAGAAAAGAGCCTGACTGATCTTTTAACGATAAAACACGGCAAAAAAGACTTCTTTACAAGAAATTCTGATAGCATCAAGCAGACTATCGAAGAGACGATCTCGACGATGCGCCTTCTAATATCAAGTATCGCCGTAGTTTCACTAGTAGTTGGTGGTATAGGCGTGATGAATATCATGCTAGTCTCAGTCACTGAGCGCACCAAAGAGATAGGCATCAAAATGGCAATCGGAGCCAGACAGAGCAACATCTTGCAGCAGTTTTTGATAGAGGCGGTGCTACTTTGCTTAATTGGCGGAGCTATCGGCATAGCCTTTTCTTACGCGATCGGCTACATATTTAATAACTTTTTAGATGGCTTTAGCATGATCTTTTCAAACGGCTCGATCGTGCTTGCACTTGTCACATCGATGGCGATTGGCATCATATTTGGCTACATGCCTGCCAAAAATGCCTCAAAACTAAATCCAATAGATGCGCTTTCAAGGGAGTAA
- a CDS encoding efflux RND transporter periplasmic adaptor subunit, which yields MKKSKILIILLILGVGGYFIYDNFFKIKDEKVEFITKKAKKGSFSKKVDATGEIFATELVDVGAQVSGQIKKLYVKLGDQVKKGDMIASIDSSTQQNNIDNKEAQLAIYKAQLESAKVALNIAKTQFDRENALFAKNATSKQEFESAKNTYSTNSAKIKELEAQIKQTNIELSTAKINLGYTKITAPRYGTVVSVQVEEGQTVNANQTTPTIVKIADLSYVKMKMQIAEGDITKVKVGTPVEYSILSEPTKKFQTTVSSIDPGLTTLSDGNYGSSSSSKSTSSSTSSNSAVYYYAQSIVENKDKILRIGMTTQNELLIANVNDAIIVPSIGIKRDENGTFVYVLKDGKAVKTAVKTGIKDNLDTQIISGVNEGDEIITSQGSASEIAKMIEKENKKF from the coding sequence ATGAAAAAATCTAAAATTTTAATAATCCTGCTTATTCTAGGCGTCGGTGGATATTTTATCTATGATAATTTTTTTAAGATAAAAGATGAAAAGGTGGAATTTATCACCAAAAAGGCAAAGAAAGGTTCATTCAGTAAAAAAGTCGATGCGACTGGAGAAATTTTCGCCACAGAGCTAGTTGATGTGGGTGCTCAGGTGAGCGGCCAGATAAAAAAGCTCTACGTTAAGCTTGGAGATCAGGTCAAAAAAGGCGATATGATCGCAAGTATCGATAGCTCGACCCAGCAAAATAACATCGATAATAAAGAGGCGCAACTAGCTATCTACAAAGCTCAACTTGAAAGTGCAAAAGTGGCTCTAAACATTGCAAAAACGCAGTTTGATAGAGAAAATGCACTTTTTGCCAAAAATGCCACTTCAAAACAAGAATTTGAAAGTGCAAAAAATACTTATAGCACAAATAGCGCCAAGATAAAGGAGCTCGAGGCTCAGATAAAGCAGACAAATATCGAGCTAAGCACAGCTAAGATAAATTTAGGCTACACAAAGATCACCGCCCCAAGATATGGCACTGTAGTAAGCGTGCAGGTCGAAGAGGGACAGACTGTAAATGCCAACCAAACTACACCAACTATCGTAAAAATCGCAGATCTTAGCTATGTCAAGATGAAGATGCAAATAGCCGAGGGTGACATCACAAAGGTCAAAGTTGGCACGCCAGTTGAGTACTCGATCCTATCTGAGCCAACGAAAAAATTTCAAACAACGGTTAGTTCGATTGACCCTGGCTTAACGACATTAAGCGATGGTAACTACGGCTCTAGCAGTAGTAGCAAATCCACAAGCTCAAGCACTTCAAGCAACTCAGCTGTTTATTATTACGCGCAAAGCATAGTTGAAAATAAAGATAAAATTTTAAGAATAGGCATGACTACGCAAAATGAGCTTTTAATAGCAAACGTAAATGATGCTATCATAGTACCAAGCATCGGCATCAAAAGAGATGAAAACGGCACATTTGTCTATGTTCTAAAAGATGGTAAAGCGGTAAAAACAGCGGTAAAAACTGGCATAAAAGACAACCTCGATACGCAAATAATTAGTGGCGTAAATGAGGGTGATGAGATCATCACATCACAAGGCTCAGCAAGCGAAATAGCCAAGATGATCGAAAAAGAAAATAAGAAGTTTTAA